From a region of the Acinetobacter calcoaceticus genome:
- the rplL gene encoding 50S ribosomal protein L7/L12, which yields MALTNEEILNAVAEKTVLELVELISAFEEKFNVSAAAVAVAAAPAAAAAEEQTEFNVELTSFGANKVAVIKAVREATGLGLKEAKDLVEGAPQVLKEGISKEEGEELKKKLEEAGATVTLK from the coding sequence ATGGCTTTAACAAACGAAGAAATCCTAAACGCAGTTGCTGAAAAAACTGTTCTTGAACTTGTTGAACTTATTTCTGCTTTTGAAGAAAAATTCAACGTATCTGCTGCTGCTGTAGCTGTAGCTGCTGCTCCTGCTGCTGCTGCTGCTGAAGAGCAAACTGAATTCAACGTTGAGTTGACTTCTTTTGGTGCTAACAAAGTAGCGGTAATTAAAGCAGTTCGTGAAGCAACAGGCCTTGGTCTTAAAGAAGCTAAAGACCTAGTTGAAGGTGCTCCACAAGTTCTTAAAGAAGGCATTTCTAAAGAAGAAGGCGAAGAACTTAAGAAGAAACTTGAAGAAGCTGGTGCTACAGTTACACTTAAGTAA
- the tuf gene encoding elongation factor Tu, whose translation MAKAKFERNKPHVNVGTIGHVDHGKTTLTAAIATICAKTYGGEAKDYSQIDSAPEEKARGITINTSHVEYDSPIRHYAHVDCPGHADYVKNMITGAAQMDGAILVCAATDGPMPQTREHILLSRQVGVPYIIVFLNKCDLVDDEELLELVEMEVRELLSTYDFPGDDTPVIRGSALKALEGDAGQYGEPSVLALVEALDSYIPEPERAIDKAFLMPIEDVFSISGRGTVVTGRVESGIVKVGESVEIVGIRDTVVTTVTGVEMFRKLLDEGRAGENCGVLLRGTKREDVQRGQVLAKPGTIKPHTKFDAEVYVLSKEEGGRHTPFLNGYRPQFYFRTTDVTGAIQLQDGVEMVMPGDNVEMSVELIHPIAMDPGLRFAIREGGRTVGAGVVAKVTA comes from the coding sequence ATGGCTAAGGCTAAGTTTGAACGTAATAAGCCACACGTAAACGTGGGCACAATCGGTCACGTTGACCATGGTAAAACAACTTTAACTGCTGCGATTGCAACTATTTGTGCAAAAACTTACGGCGGTGAAGCGAAAGATTACTCACAAATCGACTCAGCACCTGAAGAAAAAGCACGTGGTATTACAATTAATACTTCACACGTAGAATACGATTCTCCAATCCGTCACTACGCTCATGTAGACTGCCCAGGCCACGCCGATTATGTTAAAAACATGATTACTGGTGCTGCTCAGATGGACGGCGCGATCCTTGTATGTGCTGCGACTGATGGCCCAATGCCACAAACTCGTGAACACATCCTTCTTTCTCGTCAGGTTGGTGTACCTTACATCATCGTATTCTTGAACAAGTGTGACCTTGTTGATGATGAAGAATTACTTGAATTAGTGGAAATGGAAGTTCGTGAACTTCTTTCTACTTATGACTTCCCAGGTGATGACACTCCAGTTATCCGTGGTTCTGCGCTTAAAGCGTTGGAGGGCGATGCTGGTCAATATGGCGAGCCTTCAGTTCTTGCTCTTGTTGAAGCGCTTGACTCTTACATTCCAGAACCAGAACGTGCTATCGACAAAGCATTCTTGATGCCAATCGAAGACGTATTCTCTATTTCTGGTCGTGGTACTGTAGTAACAGGCCGTGTTGAATCTGGTATCGTTAAAGTTGGCGAATCAGTTGAAATCGTTGGTATTCGTGACACAGTAGTAACGACTGTAACTGGCGTAGAAATGTTCCGTAAATTGCTTGACGAAGGTCGTGCAGGCGAGAACTGTGGTGTTCTTCTACGTGGTACTAAGCGTGAAGACGTACAACGTGGTCAAGTACTTGCTAAACCAGGTACAATCAAGCCACACACTAAATTCGATGCAGAAGTATACGTACTTTCTAAAGAAGAAGGTGGTCGTCATACTCCATTCCTTAATGGCTACCGTCCACAGTTCTACTTCCGTACAACTGACGTAACTGGCGCAATCCAATTACAAGACGGCGTTGAAATGGTTATGCCAGGTGACAACGTTGAAATGTCAGTAGAATTAATCCACCCGATCGCAATGGACCCAGGTCTACGTTTTGCGATCCGTGAAGGTGGTCGTACTGTAGGTGCTGGTGTTGTTGCGAAAGTAACTGCATAA
- the rplJ gene encoding 50S ribosomal protein L10 gives MALLIESKKQIVAEVAQTASTAFAAVVADYQGLTVEQLTALRVEARKLGVATRVVRNTLAKRALQDTQFAILNDNLVGPTILAFSTSEDDMGAAARLFEEFAKTNKAFELKAAAFDGKLYQGAEVSVIANLPNQEKALTMLASVLQAPISKLGRLLTALQEKNESEAA, from the coding sequence ATGGCTCTTCTTATTGAAAGCAAAAAACAGATCGTTGCTGAAGTGGCTCAAACTGCTTCTACAGCGTTCGCTGCCGTTGTTGCTGACTATCAAGGTTTAACTGTTGAGCAATTAACTGCTCTTCGTGTTGAAGCTCGTAAACTAGGTGTTGCTACACGCGTTGTGCGTAACACTTTGGCTAAACGTGCTCTTCAAGATACGCAATTTGCAATCTTGAATGACAACCTTGTTGGCCCAACAATCTTAGCATTCTCAACTTCTGAAGACGATATGGGTGCAGCTGCACGCTTGTTTGAAGAATTTGCTAAAACTAACAAAGCATTTGAATTAAAAGCTGCTGCATTTGACGGCAAACTTTATCAAGGTGCTGAAGTTAGCGTTATCGCAAACCTTCCAAATCAAGAAAAAGCGCTTACTATGCTCGCATCTGTTCTTCAAGCTCCTATTTCGAAATTGGGCCGCTTACTTACAGCGCTTCAAGAGAAAAACGAGTCAGAAGCTGCTTAA
- the secE gene encoding preprotein translocase subunit SecE, with translation MSNDKSRDALSDAPIPQRNNSAEVVRSGSPLDIVLWVVAIALLVLAIMANQYLPAHWAPANNIWVRVGAIFACIVVALGLLYATHQGKGFVRLLKDARVELRRVTWPTKQETVTTSWQVLLVVVVASLVLWCFDYGLGWLIKLIIG, from the coding sequence ATGTCGAATGATAAATCGCGTGACGCATTGAGCGACGCGCCAATTCCTCAAAGAAATAATTCTGCTGAAGTTGTTCGTTCTGGTTCGCCTCTAGATATTGTTCTATGGGTGGTTGCGATTGCATTATTGGTTTTAGCTATTATGGCGAATCAGTATTTACCAGCGCATTGGGCACCTGCAAACAATATTTGGGTGCGTGTTGGGGCAATTTTTGCTTGTATCGTTGTGGCTTTGGGTTTATTATACGCCACCCATCAAGGTAAAGGCTTCGTTCGTTTGCTAAAAGATGCGCGAGTCGAATTGCGTCGAGTAACTTGGCCAACAAAACAAGAAACAGTCACTACATCGTGGCAGGTTCTATTGGTTGTAGTTGTTGCATCATTGGTTTTATGGTGTTTTGACTATGGTTTGGGTTGGTTAATTAAGTTGATTATCGGGTAA
- the rplA gene encoding 50S ribosomal protein L1, with translation MAKLTKRQKAIAAAVEANKVYTLEEAVQVLNSLPAAKFKESLDVAVNLGVDPRKSDQVVRGATTLPAGTGKTVRVAVFAQGAQAEAAKEAGADIVGFEDLAESIQGGNLNFDVVIAAPDAMRVVGKLGTILGPRGLMPNPKVGTVTPDVANAVKNAKSGQARYRVDKAGIIHAAIGQLGFEAAAIRQNVETLVADLKKLKPATSKGVYIKKITLSSTMGPGLTVDVSNVSN, from the coding sequence ATGGCAAAGTTAACTAAACGTCAAAAAGCCATTGCTGCTGCTGTTGAAGCAAACAAAGTTTACACTTTGGAAGAAGCGGTGCAAGTTCTTAACAGCCTACCTGCTGCGAAGTTCAAAGAATCTTTAGATGTAGCTGTAAATCTTGGTGTAGACCCGCGTAAATCTGATCAGGTTGTTCGTGGTGCGACTACATTACCTGCTGGTACTGGTAAAACTGTACGTGTAGCGGTATTTGCTCAAGGTGCGCAAGCAGAAGCTGCTAAAGAAGCTGGTGCAGACATCGTAGGTTTTGAAGACCTTGCTGAAAGCATCCAAGGTGGAAACCTTAACTTTGATGTTGTAATCGCTGCTCCTGACGCTATGCGTGTTGTTGGTAAGCTCGGTACAATTCTTGGTCCACGTGGTTTAATGCCAAACCCTAAAGTTGGTACTGTAACTCCTGATGTAGCGAATGCTGTTAAAAACGCTAAATCTGGTCAGGCTCGTTACCGTGTAGACAAAGCAGGTATTATCCATGCTGCGATCGGTCAATTAGGCTTTGAAGCTGCTGCTATCCGTCAAAACGTTGAAACCTTAGTTGCTGACTTGAAAAAGTTAAAACCTGCAACTTCTAAAGGTGTATACATCAAAAAGATCACTTTGAGCTCAACTATGGGTCCTGGTCTTACTGTTGATGTAAGCAACGTTTCTAACTAA
- the nusG gene encoding transcription termination/antitermination protein NusG, producing the protein MKRWYIIHAYSGYEKQVLRSLTERIQRSAVADSFGDVLVPTEEVVEMKDGKKRKSERKFFPGYVLVEMEMNDDTWHIVKECPKVLGFIGGTPEKPAPITQREADAILARVRNTGEAPRPKTMFEPGEELLVIDGPFTDFKGVVEEVQYEKSRLTLTINVFNRPTQVELEFRQVEKTI; encoded by the coding sequence ATGAAACGTTGGTACATTATTCATGCCTACTCTGGCTATGAAAAACAAGTGTTACGTTCACTTACAGAACGAATCCAGCGTAGCGCTGTTGCTGATAGCTTTGGTGATGTCCTTGTTCCTACCGAAGAAGTGGTAGAAATGAAGGATGGTAAGAAACGTAAATCTGAGCGCAAATTCTTTCCAGGCTATGTGTTAGTCGAAATGGAAATGAATGATGATACTTGGCATATCGTTAAAGAATGTCCAAAGGTTCTAGGTTTTATCGGTGGTACACCTGAAAAGCCAGCACCAATCACTCAGCGTGAAGCAGATGCGATTCTTGCGCGTGTACGTAATACAGGTGAAGCACCACGTCCTAAGACGATGTTTGAGCCAGGCGAAGAATTACTTGTTATTGACGGTCCATTCACAGACTTTAAAGGTGTTGTGGAAGAAGTTCAATACGAGAAGTCACGTTTAACGTTGACGATTAACGTATTTAATCGACCAACTCAGGTTGAACTCGAATTTCGCCAAGTCGAAAAAACGATTTAA
- the rpoB gene encoding DNA-directed RNA polymerase subunit beta — protein MAYSYTEKKRIRKNFGKLPQVMEAPYLLSIQVDSYRTFLQGGKTPKNREDIGLQAAFRSVFPIESYSGNAALEFVEYSLGKPEFDVRECILRGSTYAAPMRVKIRLIIKDRETKSIKDVREQEVYMGEMPLMTDNGTFVINGTERVIVSQLHRSPGVFFDHDKGKTHSSGKVLYSARIIPYRGSWLDFEFDAKDLVYVRIDRRRKLLATVVLRALGYNNEQILNLFYEKVPVYLDMGSYQIDLVPDRLRGEMAQFDIADNDGKIIVEQGKRINARHVRQMEASGLAKLSVPDEYLYERITAEDITLRNGDVIAANTLLSHEVMVKLAEGGVKQFNILFTNDIDRGSFVADSLRADTTSGREEALVEIYKVMRPGEPPTKEAAENLFNNLFFSSERYDLSPVGRMKFNRRLGRPYEVGTDQKSREVEGILSHEDIIDVLRTLVEIRNGKGEVDDIDHLGNRRVRSVGEMTENQFRVGLVRVERAVKERLSQAETDNLSPQDLINAKPVAAAIKEFFGSSQLSQFMDQNNPLSEITHKRRVSALGPGGLTRERAGFEVRDVHQTHYGRVCPIETPEGPNIGLINSLSVYAKANDFGFLETPYRKVVDGRVTDAVEYLSAIEEVGTVIAQADSAIDKDGNLTEDFVSVRHQGDFVRMPPEKVTHMDVSAQQVVSVAASLIPFLEHDDANRALMGSNMQRQAVPTLRADKPLVGTGMEANVARDSGVCVIANRGGAIEYVDASRIVIRVNEDEMIAGEAGVDIYNLIKYTRSNQNTCINQNIIVNLGDKVARGDILADGPSTDMGELALGQNMRVAFMTWNGYNYEDSILLSERVLQEDRLTSIHIQELSCVARDTKLGAEEITADIPNVGEAALSKLDESGIVYIGAEVTAGDILVGKVTPKGETQLTPEEKLLRAIFGEKAADVKDSSLRVPSGTKGTVIDVQVFTRDGLEKDDRAMAIEKAQLDAYRKDLKEEYKIFEEAARERVIRLLNGQESNGGGSTKRGDKLVESMLSGLELVDLLEIQPTDEAIAERLSQIQVFLKEKSTEIDEKFAEKKRKLSTGDELTTGVLKVVKVYLAVKRRIQPGDKMAGRHGNKGVVSNILPVEDMPHDANGVPVDIVLNPLGVPSRMNVGQILETHLGMAAKGLGDKIEKMLKEQRTVLELREFLDKIYNKVGGEQEDLDSLTDAEVLALSGNLRAGVPLATPVFDGAEESQIKDLLELADISRTGQTVLFDGRTGEQFDRPVTVGYMYMLKLNHLVDDKMHARSTGSYSLVTQQPLGGKAQFGGQRFGEMEVWALEAYGAAYTLQEMLTVKSDDVEGRTRIYKNIVDGNHYMDPGMPESFNVLTKEIRSLGINIELKNGD, from the coding sequence ATGGCATACTCATATACCGAAAAGAAACGGATCCGTAAGAATTTTGGTAAATTGCCCCAAGTAATGGAAGCACCGTACTTACTTTCGATCCAGGTCGATTCGTATAGAACGTTCTTGCAAGGTGGCAAAACTCCAAAAAACCGCGAAGATATCGGTCTCCAAGCCGCATTTCGTTCAGTTTTCCCTATAGAAAGTTATTCTGGCAATGCTGCTTTAGAATTTGTTGAGTATAGCCTTGGTAAGCCTGAGTTTGATGTGCGTGAATGTATTTTACGTGGTTCGACTTATGCGGCACCAATGCGCGTAAAAATTCGTTTGATCATTAAAGATCGCGAAACTAAATCTATTAAAGACGTACGTGAACAAGAAGTCTACATGGGTGAAATGCCACTCATGACAGACAATGGTACCTTTGTGATCAATGGTACTGAGCGTGTAATCGTATCTCAATTACACCGTTCACCTGGTGTGTTCTTTGATCACGATAAAGGCAAAACACATTCAAGTGGTAAAGTACTTTATTCTGCACGTATTATTCCTTACCGTGGTTCATGGTTAGATTTCGAATTTGATGCAAAAGATTTAGTTTATGTACGTATTGACCGTCGTCGTAAATTATTAGCAACTGTTGTGTTGCGTGCATTGGGTTATAACAATGAACAAATCTTGAATTTGTTCTATGAAAAAGTACCTGTATATCTTGATATGGGTAGTTATCAAATTGACCTCGTTCCAGATCGTCTGCGTGGCGAAATGGCACAATTTGATATTGCAGACAATGACGGCAAAATCATTGTTGAACAAGGTAAACGTATTAATGCGCGTCACGTACGTCAAATGGAAGCTTCTGGTTTAGCTAAGCTATCAGTTCCTGATGAGTACCTGTATGAGCGTATCACTGCCGAAGATATTACTTTACGTAATGGTGATGTGATTGCTGCAAATACATTGTTAAGCCATGAAGTTATGGTGAAACTTGCAGAAGGCGGTGTTAAACAGTTCAATATCTTGTTTACGAACGATATTGACCGTGGTTCATTCGTTGCTGACTCATTACGTGCTGACACAACATCTGGTCGTGAAGAAGCATTAGTTGAAATCTATAAAGTAATGCGTCCAGGCGAGCCACCAACAAAAGAAGCTGCTGAAAACTTATTTAATAACTTATTCTTCTCTTCTGAACGTTATGACTTATCTCCAGTAGGTCGTATGAAGTTTAACCGTCGTTTGGGTCGCCCATACGAAGTTGGTACTGACCAGAAGTCACGTGAAGTAGAAGGTATTTTATCGCACGAAGATATCATCGATGTATTACGTACATTAGTTGAAATCCGTAACGGTAAAGGTGAAGTCGATGATATCGATCACTTGGGTAACCGTCGTGTACGTTCTGTTGGTGAAATGACTGAAAACCAATTCCGTGTTGGTTTAGTTCGTGTTGAACGTGCTGTTAAAGAACGTTTAAGCCAAGCAGAAACAGATAATTTATCTCCGCAAGATCTCATTAACGCAAAACCAGTTGCAGCTGCAATCAAAGAATTCTTTGGTTCAAGCCAATTGTCTCAGTTTATGGATCAAAACAACCCATTATCTGAGATTACACATAAACGTCGTGTTTCAGCGCTTGGGCCTGGTGGTTTAACGCGTGAACGTGCGGGCTTTGAAGTACGTGACGTACATCAAACTCACTATGGTCGTGTATGTCCAATTGAAACGCCGGAAGGTCCAAACATTGGTTTGATCAACTCGCTTTCTGTATATGCAAAAGCAAATGACTTTGGCTTCTTGGAAACACCTTACCGTAAAGTGGTAGATGGCCGAGTAACTGATGCTGTTGAATACCTTTCTGCTATTGAAGAAGTAGGTACTGTTATTGCACAGGCCGATTCTGCGATAGATAAAGATGGTAACTTAACAGAAGATTTTGTTTCTGTTCGTCACCAAGGTGACTTTGTACGTATGCCACCTGAAAAAGTGACGCATATGGATGTATCTGCACAGCAGGTTGTATCTGTAGCTGCATCGCTTATTCCATTCCTTGAACACGATGATGCGAACCGTGCATTGATGGGTTCAAACATGCAACGTCAGGCGGTTCCTACTCTACGTGCGGATAAACCGCTTGTAGGTACAGGTATGGAAGCGAACGTTGCACGTGACTCGGGTGTATGTGTGATCGCTAACCGTGGTGGTGCAATTGAATATGTAGATGCTTCTCGTATCGTTATTCGTGTAAACGAAGATGAAATGATTGCAGGTGAGGCTGGTGTAGATATTTACAACCTCATTAAATATACACGTTCTAACCAAAACACTTGTATCAACCAAAATATTATCGTGAATCTGGGCGACAAAGTTGCTCGCGGTGACATTTTGGCAGATGGTCCGTCAACGGATATGGGTGAGCTTGCGCTTGGTCAAAACATGCGTGTAGCGTTCATGACGTGGAATGGTTACAACTATGAAGACTCGATCTTGTTATCTGAGCGCGTACTTCAAGAAGACCGTTTAACTTCTATTCATATTCAAGAATTATCATGTGTAGCGCGTGATACTAAGTTAGGTGCGGAAGAAATTACTGCCGATATTCCTAACGTAGGTGAAGCTGCACTTTCTAAACTTGATGAATCGGGTATCGTTTATATCGGTGCGGAAGTTACTGCTGGTGACATCCTTGTTGGTAAAGTAACGCCTAAAGGTGAAACTCAGTTAACCCCAGAAGAAAAATTGCTTCGTGCAATCTTTGGTGAGAAAGCAGCTGACGTTAAAGACTCATCTTTACGTGTTCCATCTGGTACTAAAGGTACAGTTATCGATGTTCAAGTCTTCACTCGTGATGGCTTAGAGAAAGATGACCGTGCGATGGCAATTGAAAAAGCACAGCTTGATGCTTACCGTAAAGACTTGAAAGAAGAATACAAGATCTTTGAAGAAGCAGCTCGTGAGCGTGTAATTCGTTTGCTTAATGGCCAAGAGTCTAACGGCGGTGGTTCGACTAAACGTGGCGATAAGCTCGTTGAAAGTATGCTATCTGGTTTAGAGCTTGTTGACTTACTTGAAATTCAACCTACAGACGAAGCAATTGCTGAACGTTTATCTCAAATTCAAGTGTTCTTGAAAGAGAAGAGCACAGAAATTGATGAGAAGTTTGCAGAGAAGAAACGTAAGCTTTCGACTGGTGATGAGTTAACAACAGGTGTTCTAAAAGTTGTTAAAGTTTACCTAGCAGTTAAACGTCGCATTCAGCCTGGTGATAAAATGGCTGGTCGTCACGGTAACAAAGGTGTTGTATCTAACATTTTACCTGTTGAAGACATGCCACACGATGCTAACGGTGTACCGGTAGATATCGTATTGAACCCATTGGGTGTACCATCTCGTATGAACGTGGGTCAGATTCTTGAGACTCACTTGGGTATGGCGGCTAAAGGGCTTGGTGATAAAATCGAAAAAATGTTGAAAGAACAGCGCACAGTTTTAGAACTTCGCGAATTCTTAGACAAGATTTATAACAAAGTCGGCGGCGAGCAAGAAGATCTTGACAGCTTAACTGATGCTGAAGTCTTAGCTCTTTCTGGCAACTTACGTGCTGGTGTGCCTTTAGCTACTCCTGTATTTGATGGTGCTGAAGAAAGCCAAATTAAAGACTTACTTGAATTAGCTGACATTTCACGTACTGGTCAAACAGTATTGTTTGATGGTCGTACGGGTGAACAGTTTGATCGTCCTGTAACTGTAGGTTACATGTACATGCTCAAATTAAACCACTTGGTTGATGACAAAATGCATGCGCGTTCAACTGGTTCTTACTCACTTGTTACACAGCAACCGCTCGGTGGTAAAGCACAGTTCGGTGGTCAGCGTTTCGGTGAGATGGAGGTCTGGGCACTCGAAGCTTACGGCGCAGCATATACACTTCAAGAGATGTTAACTGTTAAGTCGGATGACGTTGAAGGTCGTACACGCATCTATAAGAATATTGTAGATGGTAACCATTATATGGATCCGGGTATGCCTGAATCGTTCAACGTATTGACCAAAGAGATCCGTTCTTTAGGTATCAACATTGAACTGAAAAATGGTGACTAA
- the rplK gene encoding 50S ribosomal protein L11 gives MAKKIDGYIKLQVPAGKANPSPPIGPALGQRGVNIMAFCKEFNAATQKVEQGLPIPVVITVYNDKSFTFIMKTPPASILLKKAAGIQKGSAVPNKTKVGKLTRAQLEEIATTKEPDLTGADLDARVRTIAGSARSMGLEVEL, from the coding sequence ATGGCTAAGAAGATTGACGGCTATATCAAGCTGCAAGTTCCAGCTGGTAAAGCAAATCCATCTCCACCAATTGGTCCTGCATTAGGTCAACGTGGTGTAAACATCATGGCATTCTGTAAAGAATTCAATGCTGCTACACAAAAAGTTGAACAAGGTCTTCCAATTCCTGTAGTGATTACTGTGTACAACGACAAGTCGTTCACATTCATCATGAAAACTCCTCCAGCTTCTATTCTTCTTAAGAAAGCTGCTGGTATTCAAAAAGGTTCAGCTGTACCAAACAAAACTAAAGTTGGTAAGTTGACTCGTGCTCAGTTAGAAGAAATTGCGACTACTAAAGAACCAGATTTAACTGGTGCTGATTTAGACGCACGTGTACGTACCATCGCTGGTTCTGCACGTTCTATGGGCTTGGAAGTGGAGCTATAA